In Amycolatopsis solani, a single window of DNA contains:
- a CDS encoding LacI family DNA-binding transcriptional regulator codes for MVTINDVASAAGVAPSTVSYVISGKRSISPKTRRLVEDSIRKLGYHPHAGARALASSKTNVLALVVPLRTDLNVAVVMEFVASAVTAARAHDHDLLLLTKDEGPAALQRVASSAIADALMVMDVEAADPRVPMLLALDLPVVLIGVPDHPAGLSCVDLDFTAAASACVAHLADLGHRSIGLIGPSPAVYRRGTSYATRFLRGFDDAAKTRDVRAANRPCAHSYEAVSACLDDLLTADPDLTGLVVHNEAVLPGLLADLRHRGLRVPEDISVIAVCPDSMAEQHAVALTNVAIPAEEVGTQAVEMTMRRLAGHATPEVRLLGPRLTRRESTAAPRV; via the coding sequence GTGGTCACGATCAACGACGTCGCCTCCGCGGCCGGGGTGGCCCCCAGCACGGTGTCGTACGTGATCAGCGGCAAGCGCTCGATCTCGCCGAAGACCCGGCGGCTGGTCGAGGACAGCATCCGCAAGCTCGGCTACCACCCGCACGCCGGGGCGCGGGCGCTCGCCAGCAGCAAGACGAACGTACTCGCGCTGGTCGTCCCGCTGCGCACCGACCTCAACGTCGCCGTGGTGATGGAGTTCGTCGCCTCGGCGGTCACCGCGGCCCGCGCGCACGACCACGACCTGCTGCTGCTCACCAAGGACGAGGGTCCCGCCGCGCTGCAGCGGGTGGCGTCCTCGGCGATCGCCGACGCGCTGATGGTGATGGACGTCGAAGCCGCCGACCCGCGGGTGCCGATGCTGCTCGCGCTCGACCTGCCGGTGGTGCTCATCGGCGTGCCCGACCACCCGGCCGGGCTGAGCTGCGTCGACCTCGACTTCACCGCCGCCGCCTCGGCGTGCGTCGCGCACCTGGCCGACCTCGGGCACCGCTCGATCGGGCTGATCGGCCCCTCCCCCGCCGTCTACCGGCGCGGGACCAGCTACGCGACCCGGTTCCTGCGCGGGTTCGACGACGCGGCGAAGACGCGTGACGTGCGGGCGGCGAACCGGCCGTGCGCCCACTCCTACGAAGCGGTGAGCGCCTGCCTGGACGACCTGCTCACCGCCGACCCGGACCTGACCGGCCTGGTCGTGCACAACGAAGCCGTCCTGCCCGGCCTGCTGGCGGACCTGCGCCACCGCGGCCTGCGCGTGCCCGAGGACATCTCGGTCATCGCCGTCTGCCCGGACAGCATGGCCGAGCAGCACGCCGTCGCGCTGACCAACGTCGCCATCCCGGCCGAGGAGGTCGGCACCCAGGCGGTCGAGATGACCATGCGCCGGCTCGCCGGCCACGCCACCCCGGAGGTCCGGCTGCTCGGGCCTCGCCTCACCCGGCGCGAAAGCACCGCCGCGCCCCGCGTCTGA
- a CDS encoding sugar ABC transporter substrate-binding protein: protein MSSVRRALMLTAGALLLAACSPSAPAGSPAGAQPAGSITELDYYADEQGSAAWQKILDTCAAQTGVKIERQKVPTSQMLPKVLQGASSKTLPDLLFTDNPTLQQVAATGALTPLSDYGITTDGYYESIVKAGTYQGKVYGVAPGVNGLALIYNKDLLAAAGVQPPKTWDELKAAAAKLTKDGKYGLAFSAIPSEEGTWQFLPFFWSNGAELSQVDSEPAVKALQYVTDLVNSGSASKSVVTWNQNDVADQFVAGNAAMMVNGSWNLARLDEQQALHYGVVPIPVPEAGAKPVVALGGEVGAVPVTSGPTQQAAGKVLSCVLSEPTMLEWSKAHAYIPSKTATAAKFGAEQPAMQAFVDEVGTARSRTAELGEKYPKVSQALADALQVALTGKLPADQALKAAQQASGS from the coding sequence ATGTCGTCAGTCCGTCGCGCCCTCATGCTGACCGCCGGTGCCCTGCTCCTGGCCGCGTGCAGCCCGAGCGCCCCGGCCGGCAGTCCGGCCGGGGCCCAGCCCGCCGGCTCGATCACCGAACTCGACTACTACGCCGACGAGCAGGGATCGGCGGCGTGGCAGAAGATCCTCGACACGTGCGCGGCCCAGACCGGGGTCAAGATCGAACGGCAGAAGGTGCCGACCAGCCAGATGCTGCCGAAGGTCCTGCAGGGCGCGAGCTCGAAGACGCTGCCGGACCTGCTGTTCACCGACAACCCGACGCTGCAGCAGGTCGCCGCGACCGGCGCGCTGACGCCGCTGAGCGACTACGGCATCACGACCGACGGCTACTACGAGAGCATCGTCAAGGCCGGGACCTACCAGGGCAAGGTGTACGGCGTGGCCCCCGGCGTCAACGGGCTGGCGCTGATCTACAACAAGGACCTGCTCGCCGCCGCGGGCGTCCAGCCGCCGAAGACCTGGGACGAGCTCAAGGCCGCCGCGGCCAAGCTGACCAAGGACGGCAAGTACGGGCTCGCCTTCTCCGCCATCCCGTCCGAAGAGGGCACCTGGCAGTTCCTGCCGTTCTTCTGGAGCAACGGCGCCGAACTGTCCCAAGTGGACTCGGAGCCGGCGGTGAAAGCGCTTCAGTACGTCACCGACCTGGTGAACTCCGGGTCGGCGTCGAAGTCCGTGGTGACGTGGAACCAGAACGACGTCGCCGACCAGTTCGTCGCGGGCAACGCGGCGATGATGGTCAACGGGTCGTGGAACCTCGCCCGGCTCGATGAACAGCAGGCGCTGCACTACGGCGTCGTGCCGATCCCGGTGCCGGAGGCGGGCGCCAAGCCGGTGGTCGCCCTCGGCGGCGAGGTCGGCGCCGTCCCGGTCACGAGCGGGCCCACCCAGCAGGCCGCGGGCAAGGTGCTCTCCTGCGTCCTCTCGGAGCCGACCATGCTCGAGTGGAGCAAGGCGCACGCGTACATCCCGTCGAAGACGGCCACCGCGGCCAAGTTCGGCGCGGAGCAGCCCGCCATGCAGGCGTTCGTCGACGAGGTCGGCACCGCCCGCTCCCGCACCGCCGAACTCGGCGAGAAGTACCCGAAGGTCTCGCAGGCACTGGCCGACGCCCTCCAGGTGGCCCTCACCGGCAAGCTGCCCGCCGACCAGGCCCTCAAGGCCGCGCAACAGGCGAGCGGGTCGTGA
- a CDS encoding carbohydrate ABC transporter permease → MTLVAPAVTASPRAGRKPRRENRFAAWLFLLPALAYVVVFFGYPLAANVVMSTQDYTVKSFYTGEAPFVGLANYAAVFGNPLFSTAVLNTVLFTAGSLVFQFGIGLALAVFFSGRFLGSALLRSLLLLPWLLPLVVSGAIWRWMFDQDHGVLNAALRLVGFDAVPWLSSTGWALPAVILTNIWIGIPFNLVILHGGLRAIPASLYEAAALDGAGAWQRFRHLTWPLLRPVTGIVLMLGLVYTIKVFDVIMVVTGGGPANATQTLTTWSYRLSFGDFAFGQGAAVGNVLILVATLFGLLYLRSAKATLAEAAA, encoded by the coding sequence GTGACCCTGGTCGCCCCGGCGGTCACGGCGTCCCCGCGCGCCGGCCGGAAACCCCGGCGGGAGAACCGGTTCGCCGCGTGGCTGTTCCTGCTCCCCGCGCTCGCCTACGTCGTCGTGTTCTTCGGCTACCCGCTGGCCGCGAACGTCGTGATGAGCACGCAGGACTACACGGTGAAGTCCTTCTACACCGGCGAAGCGCCGTTCGTCGGCCTCGCCAACTACGCGGCCGTGTTCGGCAACCCGCTGTTCTCGACGGCGGTGCTGAACACGGTCCTGTTCACCGCCGGGTCGCTGGTCTTCCAGTTCGGCATCGGCCTGGCGCTCGCGGTGTTCTTCAGCGGCCGTTTCCTCGGCAGCGCGCTGCTGCGGTCGCTGCTCTTGCTGCCGTGGCTGCTGCCCCTGGTGGTCAGCGGCGCGATCTGGCGGTGGATGTTCGACCAGGACCACGGCGTGCTCAACGCGGCGCTGCGGCTCGTGGGTTTCGACGCGGTGCCGTGGCTGAGCAGCACGGGCTGGGCGCTGCCGGCGGTGATCCTCACCAACATCTGGATCGGCATCCCGTTCAACCTGGTCATCCTGCACGGCGGCCTGCGCGCGATCCCCGCGTCGCTCTACGAAGCCGCGGCGCTGGACGGCGCGGGCGCGTGGCAGCGGTTCCGGCACCTGACCTGGCCGCTGCTGCGGCCGGTCACCGGGATCGTGCTCATGCTCGGGCTGGTCTACACGATCAAGGTGTTCGACGTGATCATGGTCGTCACCGGCGGCGGGCCGGCCAACGCGACCCAGACGCTCACGACGTGGTCCTACCGGCTGAGCTTCGGGGACTTCGCGTTCGGCCAGGGCGCCGCGGTCGGCAACGTCCTCATCCTGGTGGCGACGCTG